From one Peredibacter starrii genomic stretch:
- a CDS encoding cysteine synthase A → MDLRTKLKSTGLLQVIGNTPMMKVQSLSALTGCEIFMKCENLNPGGTIKDRPALNMVVEAILKGNLKPGMTIVEGTAGNTGIGLALVGQALGHKVIVVMPKGMAIEKHKVLKLYGAEIVETEAVPYSDERHFFKVGKKIGQSSPDYWWANQFDNPDNYLSHYHSTAPEMYEQMDGKLDAVVVAAGSGGTAAGVSKFMKEKNHNIKIVMPDPMGSGIVNFFGRGNFDSDGRYTMTEGVGITRMVDNFNHIKQDSCYTIEDQKLASLAMYVREKEGLVMGMSSMLNLAGAFHTALKYGPGQRIATFLCDGGERAISKMYNPDFLKEKGIDGSLLPEKEVVDIFKNF, encoded by the coding sequence ATGGATCTTCGTACCAAACTTAAATCTACAGGCCTTTTACAAGTAATTGGGAACACCCCGATGATGAAAGTGCAAAGTTTAAGTGCTCTCACTGGTTGTGAAATCTTCATGAAGTGCGAAAATTTAAACCCGGGTGGCACGATCAAGGATCGTCCGGCCCTGAATATGGTGGTTGAGGCCATCTTGAAAGGCAACCTTAAGCCAGGCATGACCATCGTTGAAGGTACGGCCGGAAACACAGGTATCGGTCTTGCTCTTGTTGGTCAAGCATTGGGCCACAAAGTAATCGTTGTAATGCCTAAAGGCATGGCGATTGAGAAACATAAAGTTCTTAAACTTTACGGTGCGGAAATCGTTGAAACAGAAGCGGTTCCTTACTCAGACGAGCGCCACTTCTTTAAAGTTGGTAAAAAAATCGGTCAAAGCTCTCCAGACTACTGGTGGGCAAACCAATTCGATAACCCGGATAACTACCTTTCTCACTATCACTCAACAGCTCCAGAGATGTATGAGCAGATGGATGGAAAATTGGATGCCGTTGTTGTTGCTGCTGGTTCAGGTGGTACGGCGGCCGGTGTTTCTAAATTCATGAAAGAGAAAAACCACAACATCAAAATCGTGATGCCAGATCCAATGGGATCAGGAATCGTGAATTTCTTTGGCCGTGGTAACTTCGATTCTGACGGTCGTTACACAATGACTGAAGGTGTAGGGATCACTCGTATGGTTGATAACTTCAACCACATTAAACAAGATTCTTGTTACACAATTGAAGATCAGAAACTTGCTTCTCTAGCGATGTACGTTCGTGAGAAAGAAGGTCTCGTGATGGGTATGTCTTCAATGCTTAACCTTGCTGGTGCTTTCCACACAGCTCTTAAGTACGGCCCTGGTCAGCGTATTGCTACTTTCCTATGTGATGGTGGTGAGAGAGCGATTTCTAAAATGTACAACCCGGATTTCTTAAAAGAGAAGGGCATTGATGGCTCACTTCTTCCAGAGAAAGAAGTGGTTGATATCTTCAAGAATTTCTAA
- a CDS encoding arylesterase, with translation MKTFFALLVLLTAEVRASTILFLGDSLTEGYQLSKEESFPSVIERKLSKTHKDLKVINGGVAGATSASGPKRMEWYKKTKIDVMVLALGANDGLRGMKVTETEKNLSAVIEKAQARGIKVVLAGMKMPTNMGEPYRTDFEKIFPKIAEKYKVRLIPFLLEGVGGNPKLNLPDGIHPNAKGYEVIANTVMKELEPEL, from the coding sequence ATGAAAACATTTTTCGCTCTTTTAGTTCTACTGACTGCTGAAGTCAGGGCCAGCACGATTTTGTTTCTCGGCGATTCACTAACTGAAGGTTATCAACTCTCAAAAGAAGAATCATTCCCATCTGTAATTGAAAGAAAACTCTCTAAGACCCACAAAGATCTGAAAGTGATTAATGGTGGAGTTGCCGGTGCGACTTCAGCATCAGGTCCTAAGCGCATGGAGTGGTATAAGAAAACCAAGATCGATGTGATGGTGCTTGCCCTTGGAGCAAATGATGGTCTTCGTGGCATGAAAGTGACTGAGACAGAGAAGAATCTCTCGGCCGTGATTGAAAAGGCCCAAGCTAGAGGCATTAAAGTGGTGCTCGCTGGTATGAAAATGCCAACCAATATGGGTGAGCCTTATCGCACGGACTTCGAGAAAATTTTCCCGAAGATCGCGGAGAAATATAAAGTTCGTTTGATTCCCTTTCTTCTTGAAGGAGTGGGCGGAAATCCAAAACTCAATCTTCCAGACGGCATTCATCCAAATGCTAAGGGTTATGAAGTCATAGCCAATACAGTGATGAAAGAATTGGAGCCTGAGCTATGA
- a CDS encoding Rossmann-fold NAD(P)-binding domain-containing protein, which translates to MDKKKVSILGLGWYGSPLRDELLRHGFDVIGSTRTKEKLTADSRLLSYPELPSVDLMDADIVVLNIPPFPEELEWFKKWSWKKPWLIFISSTSEAPTLLAQEEWVRDNFSDWTILRFGGLLGGNRHPGKHLSGKKNLAAPKRVVNLLHLEDAVGVTLAVIQNEVKSKTLGVVCDEHRTREEFYSEYCRENNLPLPEFDQSDLSTGKIVPNEEVKKFYKFRNS; encoded by the coding sequence ATGGATAAAAAGAAAGTCAGTATTTTAGGTCTAGGTTGGTATGGAAGTCCTTTAAGGGATGAACTCCTTCGTCATGGTTTTGACGTTATTGGTTCCACAAGGACTAAGGAGAAGCTTACTGCGGACTCTAGGCTCCTTTCTTATCCTGAACTTCCCTCAGTAGACTTAATGGATGCCGATATCGTGGTCCTGAACATCCCGCCTTTTCCCGAAGAGCTTGAATGGTTTAAGAAGTGGTCGTGGAAAAAACCGTGGTTGATTTTTATCAGTTCGACTTCGGAGGCGCCTACTTTGCTCGCGCAGGAAGAATGGGTGCGTGATAACTTTTCTGATTGGACCATACTTCGTTTCGGAGGATTACTTGGTGGCAATCGCCATCCGGGAAAGCATCTCTCTGGAAAAAAGAATCTCGCCGCTCCTAAACGTGTCGTGAATCTCTTGCATCTTGAAGACGCCGTCGGTGTGACGTTGGCAGTGATTCAAAATGAGGTTAAAAGTAAAACTCTTGGAGTTGTTTGCGATGAGCATCGCACGCGAGAGGAATTTTATTCAGAATACTGTCGGGAAAATAATTTGCCGCTGCCGGAGTTTGATCAATCTGACCTCTCCACTGGAAAGATCGTTCCCAATGAAGAAGTCAAAAAGTTTTATAAGTTTAGAAATTCTTGA
- a CDS encoding glycosyltransferase family 2 protein: MPSLSLIIISQGSDERLLKCLDALQVPEMDWQLILHIHGKPLADAVRAKAESLTSSVLILETPEHLNHGKAKNIALDEAQGEWVCFLSEDATLMRGYWDIVRPLLSETKIEVLGGIDVMASGMSALSRAQGIALSSPFCAGTTFVRHQASGRKLQAADEEKLSQTHIWIRRSVIGNTRFPENYKRGDEVLFLQELKKKGVGMYYQPRLKVYLFRAQRMSEIFRSTFYAGYYRSKIIREKLTSSAGVFWLPTVFVFLHVMFVIDLETFITLSRLYLAIVTFVSLALASRAKSTWLFPIVAILHYFIVLIFGVGFLTERLFKDKN; this comes from the coding sequence ATGCCAAGTTTAAGTCTTATCATCATATCTCAGGGTTCTGACGAACGACTATTGAAATGTCTCGACGCACTTCAGGTGCCCGAGATGGATTGGCAACTCATTCTCCACATTCACGGAAAACCTCTCGCAGATGCTGTTCGCGCTAAGGCCGAATCACTAACGTCATCGGTTTTGATTCTGGAAACGCCCGAACATTTAAATCATGGTAAAGCGAAAAATATCGCTCTTGATGAAGCGCAAGGCGAGTGGGTGTGCTTCCTAAGTGAAGATGCTACTCTCATGAGAGGATACTGGGACATCGTAAGACCACTTCTCTCTGAAACAAAAATTGAAGTCCTGGGTGGAATTGATGTTATGGCCTCTGGCATGAGCGCACTTTCTCGCGCTCAAGGCATTGCTCTCTCTTCGCCATTTTGTGCCGGTACGACTTTTGTTCGTCACCAGGCCTCTGGTCGCAAGCTTCAAGCAGCTGATGAAGAAAAACTTTCTCAGACTCACATTTGGATTCGACGTTCAGTGATCGGTAATACTCGTTTTCCTGAGAATTATAAGAGGGGAGATGAGGTTCTTTTTCTACAAGAACTTAAGAAGAAAGGCGTGGGGATGTACTATCAACCACGTCTTAAAGTTTATCTCTTTCGCGCGCAAAGAATGTCAGAAATTTTCCGAAGCACATTCTACGCTGGCTACTATCGTTCAAAAATTATTCGTGAAAAACTCACATCAAGTGCGGGAGTCTTCTGGCTTCCTACTGTGTTTGTGTTCCTTCATGTGATGTTTGTTATCGATCTAGAGACTTTCATAACTCTCTCCCGTCTCTATCTCGCGATCGTGACTTTCGTGAGTCTGGCCCTTGCTTCCCGTGCCAAGAGTACGTGGCTATTTCCCATTGTCGCGATTCTTCATTACTTTATCGTCCTGATTTTTGGAGTCGGGTTTTTAACAGAGCGCCTCTTTAAAGACAAAAATTAG